A DNA window from Thiothrix subterranea contains the following coding sequences:
- a CDS encoding tyrosine-type recombinase/integrase: MAFTIKLLDSLTPQAKPYRKFEGKQRAGFGVQVSSGGKITFIFLYREPIANKQRVMTLGGYYGVDRDGQAKNGGLSLKEAYAAYADAKRIHEEGRDPQIIRDEKLVQENAARRAELERLRRESSMGSIQQLLNAYVADMKLQGKRSWFDVEQCLSSNVYAAIPATTKAKDVLPTDIRAVLAAIIKREKMTMANKVRAYLSAAFAFGIEWDNDAKRHFEALRFGISTNPVRDVPKPDKRTHARDRALSGEEVKHLWDLLDDCGLHPKTAVAIRLLFALGGQRVEEILGLHADDVDMQNQYVTLLDTKNGSTHVVPFGEVAIPLLQERLCDTSTSGALFGKIKGNASEDMGYHTLSRAINRICKRTGMNPFVPKDIRRTVKTLMGEAGIRKEDRDRFQNHALSDISAKHYDRYSYLAEKRRTSAVWDAYLQNILAGSPQANVVQLRVVGA; this comes from the coding sequence ATGGCATTCACGATCAAACTTCTCGATTCACTCACTCCACAAGCAAAACCCTATCGGAAATTTGAAGGCAAGCAGCGGGCGGGCTTTGGGGTGCAAGTATCATCCGGTGGCAAAATAACTTTCATTTTTTTGTACCGTGAGCCGATAGCCAATAAGCAGCGCGTCATGACTCTAGGCGGCTATTACGGCGTAGATCGTGACGGACAAGCCAAGAACGGCGGTCTATCCCTGAAAGAAGCCTATGCCGCGTATGCTGATGCAAAACGCATCCACGAAGAGGGTAGAGACCCGCAAATAATCCGTGATGAAAAGCTAGTGCAAGAAAACGCGGCTCGACGTGCCGAACTCGAACGGCTTAGGCGTGAATCTTCTATGGGCAGTATTCAGCAATTGCTCAATGCCTATGTTGCTGACATGAAGTTACAGGGTAAGCGCTCTTGGTTCGATGTAGAGCAATGCCTAAGCAGCAACGTCTATGCCGCCATTCCAGCCACCACCAAAGCCAAAGACGTTTTACCGACTGACATTAGGGCGGTATTGGCGGCAATCATCAAGCGCGAAAAAATGACGATGGCAAACAAAGTACGGGCATACCTAAGCGCGGCGTTTGCTTTCGGTATCGAATGGGATAACGACGCTAAACGGCATTTTGAGGCGTTACGCTTTGGTATCAGCACAAACCCCGTGCGCGATGTGCCGAAGCCTGACAAACGCACTCACGCACGGGATAGGGCGTTATCCGGTGAAGAGGTGAAACACCTTTGGGATTTGCTTGATGATTGCGGCTTGCATCCCAAAACAGCGGTGGCAATCCGGCTACTGTTTGCTTTGGGCGGTCAACGTGTCGAAGAAATATTAGGGCTTCATGCCGATGATGTGGATATGCAAAATCAATACGTGACCTTGTTGGATACGAAGAATGGAAGCACTCACGTTGTGCCGTTTGGGGAGGTTGCCATTCCTTTGCTGCAAGAGCGCTTGTGTGATACCAGCACCAGCGGGGCATTGTTTGGCAAAATCAAAGGCAATGCCAGTGAGGATATGGGCTATCACACCCTTAGTCGGGCAATTAATCGCATTTGCAAGCGCACGGGAATGAATCCGTTTGTGCCTAAAGATATTCGACGCACCGTCAAGACGCTCATGGGTGAGGCAGGTATCCGCAAAGAAGATCGAGACCGCTTTCAAAATCACGCACTAAGCGACATATCCGCCAAACACTATGACCGCTATTCGTACCTTGCCGAAAAACGGCGCACTAGCGCGGTATGGGATGCGTATTTGCAAAACATCCTTGCAGGCTCACCACAAGCAAACGTGGTGCAGTTGCGGGTAGTTGGTGCATAA
- a CDS encoding BrnT family toxin, with protein MDVIYALNGITFVWNADKANANKHRHDGIAFEQAAQAFFDPFLRMVDASRNDESRDAIIGMDKSWNLLFVVNIQIEDDRIRLISARKATKQEQRYYED; from the coding sequence ATGGATGTGATCTACGCCCTAAACGGGATTACCTTTGTTTGGAATGCTGACAAAGCCAACGCCAACAAACACCGACACGACGGCATAGCCTTTGAACAGGCTGCACAAGCATTCTTTGACCCATTCCTAAGAATGGTGGATGCAAGCCGCAACGATGAAAGCAGGGATGCAATCATCGGCATGGATAAATCGTGGAATTTGTTGTTCGTGGTGAATATCCAGATAGAAGATGACCGTATCAGGCTTATATCCGCACGCAAAGCCACCAAACAGGAACAGCGATACTATGAAGATTGA
- a CDS encoding helix-turn-helix transcriptional regulator, whose product MTKSDTYQSGIANVHQAMAHAGVSSRTTLIAWERAGKYPKRVSLGGGRVGWRWSDLYAWADSLTAKEG is encoded by the coding sequence ATGACAAAATCAGACACATATCAATCAGGCATAGCCAACGTGCATCAGGCTATGGCACACGCTGGCGTATCCAGTCGCACCACATTGATTGCATGGGAGAGGGCGGGCAAATACCCTAAGCGCGTAAGTTTGGGCGGTGGGCGCGTCGGCTGGCGGTGGAGTGATCTATACGCTTGGGCGGATAGCCTGACGGCAAAGGAGGGCTAA
- a CDS encoding transposase, whose amino-acid sequence MSWQQTHPGLPSRDPLTRRKSRTSAAQSQTTRQRQGRNPSTEALCLSEWVLIFTSLPPEVLCTTTASALYRVRWQVELVIKRLKSLLNVDELRAHKGSKLAELYLHGKLLYAAVLEKMTQSRFANAKRKLDNPRRLTDWRLWKTVADDLNAGIKACFPVDARFEDDNIKSLSERPRKRTLQCLPSPILALLNQCREMALSRV is encoded by the coding sequence ATGTCATGGCAACAAACGCATCCAGGGCTACCTTCACGCGATCCCCTTACCCGAAGAAAAAGCCGCACAAGCGCGGCGCAAAGCCAAACAACGCGCCAAAGACAAGGACGCAACCCCAGCACGGAAGCCCTTTGCCTGAGCGAATGGGTACTGATTTTCACGTCATTACCGCCTGAAGTCCTGTGTACCACCACCGCATCCGCACTCTACCGTGTCCGCTGGCAGGTTGAATTGGTGATCAAACGTCTCAAAAGTTTGCTGAATGTCGATGAGCTACGGGCGCACAAAGGCTCAAAACTGGCTGAACTGTATCTACACGGCAAATTATTGTACGCCGCCGTGCTGGAAAAGATGACGCAAAGTCGCTTTGCCAATGCCAAACGTAAACTCGATAACCCCCGCCGACTCACCGATTGGCGACTTTGGAAAACCGTCGCGGATGACCTCAACGCGGGCATCAAAGCCTGTTTCCCTGTTGATGCCCGCTTTGAGGATGACAACATCAAGAGTTTGAGCGAACGCCCCAGAAAGCGGACGTTGCAATGTTTGCCCAGCCCCATTCTTGCTCTGTTGAACCAATGCCGAGAAATGGCGTTGAGCCGTGTTTAA
- a CDS encoding transposase, which produces MKMAKEMMPDASVKIDWYTRLRKLGKRPSCVPVWLCHGNKRIQGYLHAIPLPEEKAAQARRKAKQRAKDKGRNPSTEALCLSEWVLIFTSLPPEVLCTTTASALYRVRWQVELVIKRLKSLLNVDELRAHKGSKLAELYLHGKLLYAAVLEKMTQSRFANAKRKLDNPRRLTDWRLWKTVANDLNAGIKACFPVDARFEDDNIKSLSERPRKRTLQCLPSPILALLNQCREMALSRV; this is translated from the coding sequence ATGAAGATGGCGAAGGAGATGATGCCGGACGCCTCAGTCAAAATCGACTGGTACACGCGCTTACGCAAGCTGGGCAAACGCCCCAGTTGTGTGCCGGTTTGGTTATGTCATGGCAACAAACGCATCCAGGGCTACCTTCACGCGATCCCCTTACCCGAAGAAAAAGCCGCACAAGCGCGGCGCAAAGCCAAACAACGCGCCAAAGACAAGGGACGCAACCCCAGCACGGAAGCCCTTTGCCTGAGCGAATGGGTACTGATTTTCACGTCATTACCGCCTGAAGTCCTGTGTACCACCACCGCATCCGCACTCTACCGTGTCCGCTGGCAGGTTGAATTGGTGATCAAACGTCTCAAAAGTTTGCTGAATGTCGATGAGCTACGGGCGCACAAAGGCTCAAAACTGGCTGAACTGTATCTACACGGCAAATTATTGTACGCCGCCGTGCTGGAAAAGATGACGCAAAGTCGCTTTGCCAATGCCAAACGTAAACTCGATAACCCCCGCCGACTCACCGATTGGCGACTTTGGAAAACCGTCGCGAATGACCTCAACGCGGGCATCAAAGCCTGTTTCCCTGTTGATGCCCGCTTTGAGGATGACAACATCAAGAGTTTGAGCGAACGCCCCAGAAAGCGGACGTTGCAATGTTTGCCTAGCCCCATTCTTGCTCTGTTGAACCAATGCCGAGAAATGGCGTTGAGCCGTGTTTAA
- a CDS encoding Arc family DNA-binding protein → MSTPQWFIIRNMEGSRTHPQMKIRLSPDLKARIDEAAKANNRTLNAEITARLEITFAEGSPSCCFSESRMRELIRDELSKAGLVPDAPEHETGFSIPMQRRKA, encoded by the coding sequence TTGTCAACACCGCAATGGTTCATAATCCGCAATATGGAAGGTTCACGCACTCACCCTCAAATGAAAATCCGGCTTTCTCCCGATTTGAAAGCCCGAATTGATGAAGCTGCTAAAGCGAACAATCGGACGCTGAATGCAGAGATAACCGCACGTCTGGAAATTACCTTTGCAGAGGGGTCGCCCTCTTGTTGTTTCAGTGAATCGCGTATGCGGGAATTGATACGGGATGAATTGAGCAAAGCGGGATTAGTGCCAGATGCACCAGAACACGAAACGGGGTTTTCCATCCCAATGCAGCGACGCAAAGCCTAA
- a CDS encoding replication endonuclease, which produces MMHVAQTNPAYASFNPAFIKDIEAEWQHHHAESANGENYLHQQQAIASRSFASDKDEDGLRFSAMLAASKCKQLAPEGTPLKRAFDYLKSRGITPPIVSKQTIRHDGTTGEKAVTEGIRARLCSEKWWLRKLRNQQAQQQELQAIRLGFVNAGKQVYISNHSLSRALMRQERNREWLESCDLIDVDTGEVMPMMQAVDAGISNPNNRRNEMMLRISDGEKFFAAQGKIALFLTLTAPSKFHQFTRKAGYIKTDSMGVKHTIGGQIVQNPKYQEVIEWRRGRGKSATIESRINTPRLGHEWLSVSWARLRAALKHKAIQCDFMRVTEPHHDGATHWHCIAFVAESNVRDFTKLLWSKWLREDADEAGAKKYRVDIVRIDPKKGRAASYIAKYISKNIDGASVTEDFESGLDAAESSVRVHAWRTTHVIRAFQFSRGFGQVGIWRELRRIKDGQDGIVELARVAADHSDYLAFLTIQSQKALQPLSTIRVDNPKPNLYGEITSRVIGLEYAPDSIEVITHTHTWEVVRRVEESESDDVDRFEFLAIAENSPLGLVDNNYRYEVAA; this is translated from the coding sequence ATGATGCACGTCGCCCAAACTAACCCCGCTTATGCCAGCTTCAACCCCGCTTTCATCAAAGACATTGAAGCCGAATGGCAACACCACCATGCTGAATCCGCGAATGGTGAAAACTATTTGCACCAGCAACAAGCCATTGCCAGCCGTTCATTTGCCAGCGACAAAGACGAAGATGGATTACGTTTCTCTGCGATGCTGGCAGCGTCAAAATGCAAACAGCTTGCACCAGAGGGAACACCACTAAAACGCGCATTCGACTACCTGAAAAGCCGTGGTATCACCCCGCCAATCGTTTCTAAGCAGACAATCCGTCACGATGGCACAACGGGAGAGAAAGCCGTTACCGAAGGCATTAGAGCGCGTCTCTGTTCAGAGAAATGGTGGTTGCGTAAATTGCGCAATCAACAGGCGCAACAACAGGAATTACAGGCTATCCGCTTAGGCTTTGTGAATGCTGGGAAGCAAGTCTACATCAGCAATCACTCACTAAGCCGCGCTTTGATGCGTCAAGAGCGTAATCGTGAATGGCTAGAATCCTGCGATCTAATTGACGTGGATACCGGCGAAGTCATGCCAATGATGCAAGCCGTTGATGCTGGCATATCCAATCCTAACAACCGTCGCAATGAAATGATGTTACGCATCAGTGACGGCGAAAAGTTCTTTGCAGCACAAGGCAAAATCGCCCTATTCCTTACCCTGACTGCACCATCAAAGTTCCATCAATTCACCCGTAAAGCGGGTTACATCAAAACCGATTCAATGGGCGTTAAGCACACGATCGGCGGTCAAATTGTCCAGAATCCGAAGTATCAGGAGGTGATTGAATGGCGGCGTGGTCGGGGCAAATCCGCAACCATTGAAAGCCGCATCAATACCCCGCGTTTAGGGCATGAATGGCTATCAGTGAGTTGGGCAAGGTTACGCGCTGCACTCAAACACAAGGCGATTCAGTGCGATTTTATGCGCGTTACTGAGCCTCACCATGATGGTGCTACACATTGGCATTGCATCGCGTTTGTCGCTGAATCCAACGTGCGAGACTTCACTAAGCTGCTGTGGTCAAAATGGTTGCGTGAAGATGCAGACGAAGCGGGCGCGAAGAAATACCGTGTTGACATCGTGCGAATTGACCCGAAAAAAGGACGGGCAGCGTCTTACATTGCGAAATACATTTCAAAGAACATTGACGGCGCATCTGTTACCGAAGACTTTGAAAGTGGGCTTGATGCTGCTGAATCATCAGTACGGGTTCATGCGTGGCGAACAACACACGTTATCCGTGCGTTTCAGTTCTCCCGTGGATTCGGTCAAGTGGGTATCTGGCGCGAACTACGGCGCATCAAAGACGGTCAAGACGGCATTGTGGAATTAGCGCGTGTTGCTGCTGACCATTCCGACTATCTGGCATTCCTCACAATCCAATCACAAAAGGCATTACAGCCACTTTCCACGATCAGGGTAGACAACCCTAAGCCCAACCTTTACGGCGAAATCACAAGCCGCGTAATCGGTTTGGAATACGCACCTGATTCTATCGAAGTCATCACGCACACCCATACATGGGAAGTCGTTCGACGTGTTGAAGAATCAGAGAGTGATGATGTTGACCGCTTTGAATTTCTGGCAATCGCTGAAAATTCGCCCCTCGGACTAGTGGACAATAATTATAGATATGAGGTGGCAGCATGA
- a CDS encoding transposase: MQEPGATATTYRLHIAIDLINLSLHQVEVTTDKEGENLDHYTLAAGDVVLIDRGYNQPKTLVPFIDRGGDVVLRYNVHSMNLYEDGEGDDAGRLVKIDWYTRLRKLGKRPSCVPVWLCHGNKRIQGYLHAIPLPEEKAAQARRKAKQRAKDKGRNPSTEALCLSEWVLIFTSLPPEVLCTTTASALYRVRWQVELVIKRLKSLLNVDELRAHKGSKLAELYLHGKLLYAAVLEKMTQSRFANAKRKLDNPRRLTDWRLWKTVANDLNAGIKACFPVDARFEDDNIKSLSERPRKRTLQCLPSPILALLNQCREMALSRV; encoded by the coding sequence GTGCAAGAACCGGGTGCGACAGCCACGACGTACCGCCTGCATATCGCCATTGATTTGATCAACCTCAGCCTGCATCAAGTGGAAGTCACTACCGATAAAGAAGGCGAAAACCTCGACCATTACACGCTGGCAGCAGGCGATGTGGTGCTGATTGACCGGGGTTATAACCAACCCAAAACGCTTGTCCCTTTCATCGACCGAGGCGGTGATGTGGTATTACGCTACAACGTCCACAGCATGAACCTGTATGAAGATGGCGAAGGAGATGATGCCGGACGCCTAGTCAAAATCGACTGGTACACGCGCTTACGCAAGCTGGGCAAACGCCCCAGTTGTGTGCCGGTTTGGTTATGTCATGGCAACAAACGCATCCAGGGCTACCTTCACGCGATCCCCTTACCCGAAGAAAAAGCCGCACAAGCGCGGCGCAAAGCCAAACAACGCGCCAAAGACAAGGGACGCAACCCCAGCACGGAAGCCCTTTGCCTGAGCGAATGGGTACTGATTTTCACGTCATTACCGCCTGAAGTCCTGTGTACCACCACCGCATCCGCACTCTACCGTGTCCGCTGGCAGGTTGAATTGGTGATCAAACGTCTCAAAAGTTTGCTGAATGTCGATGAGCTACGGGCGCACAAAGGCTCAAAACTGGCTGAACTGTATCTACACGGCAAATTATTGTACGCCGCCGTGCTGGAAAAGATGACGCAAAGTCGCTTTGCCAATGCCAAACGTAAACTCGATAACCCCCGCCGACTCACCGATTGGCGACTTTGGAAAACCGTCGCGAATGACCTCAACGCGGGCATCAAAGCCTGTTTCCCTGTTGATGCCCGCTTTGAGGATGACAACATCAAGAGTTTGAGCGAACGCCCCAGAAAGCGGACGTTGCAATGTTTGCCCAGCCCCATTCTTGCTCTGTTGAACCAATGCCGAGAAATGGCGTTGAGCCGTGTTTAA